From Planctomycetia bacterium, a single genomic window includes:
- the coaD gene encoding pantetheine-phosphate adenylyltransferase yields MSKAKPRTAVYTGSFDPITLGHLNVIERAADLVDKLFVGVGINTGKAPLFTIDERVDLVKKAVKHLANVEVRKFDGLAVTFVRDCGARVMVRGVRPLQDVEAEFTMMLANRQLDAGIETVLLMADKEFAHVSSSLIKQIAPLAGDAELAHFVPNVVITELRSKMKKNSPEGKPTPEKKKSK; encoded by the coding sequence ATGAGCAAAGCGAAGCCTCGCACGGCGGTGTACACCGGATCGTTCGATCCGATCACGCTCGGGCATTTGAACGTCATCGAGCGCGCCGCCGATCTCGTCGACAAGTTGTTCGTCGGCGTCGGCATCAATACCGGCAAGGCTCCGCTGTTCACGATCGATGAGCGCGTCGACTTGGTTAAGAAAGCGGTGAAGCATCTCGCCAACGTCGAAGTGCGGAAGTTCGACGGCTTAGCGGTGACGTTCGTACGCGACTGCGGAGCCCGCGTGATGGTGCGCGGAGTCCGGCCGTTGCAGGACGTCGAAGCCGAGTTCACGATGATGCTCGCCAATCGCCAACTCGACGCCGGAATCGAAACCGTGCTGCTGATGGCCGACAAAGAGTTCGCGCACGTTTCGAGTTCGCTGATCAAGCAAATCGCGCCGCTCGCCGGTGACGCGGAACTGGCCCACTTCGTGCCGAACGTCGTCATCACCGAGCTGAGAAGCAAGATGAAGAAAAACTCGCCCGAAGGAAAACCGACGCCGGAAAAGAAAAAGAGCAAGTAG
- a CDS encoding aminotransferase class I/II-fold pyridoxal phosphate-dependent enzyme has translation MSASAIDLRSDTATRPTSAMRAFMAAAEVGDDVSGEDPSINRLQERIAALLGKEAALFVPSGTMSNQIGVRLHCVPGDEIILEETAHIYAYEQGGVAQLSGCATRTVRGEYGIFGLDQIRDMIRPDNAHYPRTRLLCIENTSNRGGGTVWPLERVEELCDWAHGQGLATHLDGARLFNAVVATGIAADRWAAHFDTVSVCFSKGLGAPVGSAICGPRKLIDKALRVRKVFGGGMRQGGIIASGALYALDNNIDRLADDHGNARRFAELIRNVEGIKLDPPKIETNIVFFHVDPRLGTAADFAGRLKRAGLLVGALAKQTIRAVTHLDVTTADIEQAAAILKTTAAEVLDAARPIAKAGGAYA, from the coding sequence ATGTCTGCTTCCGCGATCGACCTTCGTAGCGATACTGCGACGCGCCCTACTTCCGCCATGCGGGCCTTCATGGCCGCGGCCGAAGTGGGAGACGACGTCTCCGGAGAAGATCCGTCGATCAATCGACTCCAGGAACGAATCGCGGCGCTCTTAGGCAAGGAAGCGGCGCTGTTCGTGCCGTCGGGTACGATGTCGAACCAGATCGGCGTGCGGCTGCATTGCGTGCCCGGCGACGAAATCATTTTGGAAGAGACGGCGCATATTTACGCCTACGAGCAAGGGGGCGTTGCGCAACTCAGCGGCTGTGCGACACGCACCGTTCGGGGCGAGTACGGCATCTTCGGGCTCGATCAGATTCGCGACATGATCCGGCCCGACAATGCACACTATCCGCGCACGCGGCTGTTATGCATCGAGAACACGAGCAACCGCGGCGGCGGAACGGTGTGGCCGCTCGAGCGCGTCGAAGAACTTTGCGATTGGGCACACGGCCAAGGACTCGCTACGCATCTCGACGGCGCGCGGCTCTTCAATGCCGTCGTGGCGACGGGAATCGCGGCCGATCGTTGGGCGGCACACTTCGACACCGTGAGCGTTTGTTTCAGCAAGGGACTCGGCGCGCCGGTCGGTTCGGCGATTTGCGGCCCGCGAAAGCTGATCGACAAAGCGCTGCGCGTGCGTAAAGTCTTCGGGGGCGGGATGCGCCAAGGGGGCATCATCGCCTCCGGCGCGCTCTACGCACTCGACAACAACATCGATCGGCTGGCGGACGACCACGGCAACGCCCGGCGCTTCGCCGAACTGATTCGCAACGTCGAAGGGATCAAGCTCGACCCGCCGAAGATCGAAACGAACATCGTCTTCTTCCACGTCGACCCGCGACTAGGAACGGCGGCGGATTTCGCCGGGCGGCTCAAGCGGGCGGGGCTCTTAGTCGGCGCGCTCGCCAAGCAAACGATTCGCGCCGTGACGCATCTCGACGTCACCACGGCCGACATCGAACAAGCCGCCGCGATTCTCAAAACCACGGCAGCGGAAGTCTTAGACGCGGCCCGCCCGATCGCCAAAGCCGGTGGTGCCTACGCCTAG
- a CDS encoding rRNA pseudouridine synthase: MSFDNKKPSRNPRSLQRGPYKKPQRRKRSSGARSEGDVADGIRLQKVMAAAGIGSRRHCEELIEAGRVQIDGSTAKIGAKIDPAKNVVRVDGEIVKASAEPVYYLVNKPEGVVSTNNDPSGRPRVIDLVPITDREHLFTVGRLDLSSEGLILVTNDGELANQLTHPRYGVDKTYLALVAGQPDQSVYQKLRQGVHLAEGTARCVSVYVKRALPQSTLLEIVLNEGKNREIRRILAKVGHKVLKLKRSAIGDVTLHGLKPGEYRKPTREELKSLREAMHNKKVPRPIKPAAEQNEDDEDKLTAGPIVVSPAKPNGRSSPRPDADEDAQPKRPYSPRPEAVRVTGIRPDKRAVEGAGGKKTSGAAGKQNDGQRSKPASKGKFEKRPFSAPPTTSRREDGGGAGRRDRGNRAAASGAPAKKPFGKKFAAGRPAKTRPEGNRDSGYSTEATPRPTSDAGFPGKKRSKPAFDDHKKKKGPPPKGFGTIIGD, from the coding sequence ATGTCGTTCGACAATAAGAAGCCGTCGCGTAATCCCCGCTCGTTGCAGCGAGGACCCTATAAGAAGCCGCAGCGCCGCAAGCGTTCGAGCGGCGCTCGCTCGGAGGGGGACGTTGCCGACGGCATCCGCTTGCAAAAGGTCATGGCGGCAGCGGGAATCGGCAGCCGGCGGCACTGCGAAGAACTCATCGAGGCAGGCCGGGTGCAGATCGACGGCAGTACGGCGAAAATCGGGGCTAAGATCGACCCGGCGAAGAACGTCGTGCGGGTCGACGGCGAGATCGTCAAAGCGAGCGCCGAGCCGGTTTACTATTTGGTGAACAAGCCGGAAGGGGTCGTGAGCACGAACAACGATCCGTCGGGCCGGCCGCGCGTGATCGACCTGGTGCCGATCACCGATCGCGAGCACTTGTTCACGGTCGGTCGCCTCGATCTTTCGAGCGAAGGCTTGATCCTCGTCACCAACGACGGCGAACTTGCCAACCAACTCACGCACCCACGCTACGGTGTCGATAAGACCTACCTCGCGCTCGTCGCGGGCCAACCGGACCAGTCCGTGTATCAGAAGCTTCGCCAAGGGGTGCATCTCGCCGAAGGGACGGCGCGTTGCGTGAGCGTTTACGTGAAGCGCGCTTTGCCGCAGAGCACGCTGCTGGAGATCGTGCTCAACGAAGGAAAGAATCGCGAGATTCGCCGCATCCTCGCCAAGGTCGGGCACAAAGTTCTCAAGCTCAAACGTTCGGCGATCGGCGACGTTACGTTGCATGGTCTCAAGCCGGGCGAATATCGCAAGCCGACGCGCGAAGAACTCAAATCGCTGCGCGAAGCGATGCACAACAAGAAAGTGCCTCGCCCGATCAAGCCGGCTGCCGAGCAGAACGAAGATGACGAAGATAAGTTGACGGCCGGCCCGATCGTGGTTTCCCCGGCTAAGCCGAACGGGCGATCTTCTCCGCGGCCCGATGCCGATGAAGACGCCCAGCCGAAGCGCCCGTACTCGCCCCGGCCCGAGGCCGTTCGCGTGACGGGGATTCGCCCCGACAAGCGTGCGGTGGAGGGGGCAGGGGGTAAGAAAACTTCGGGTGCTGCTGGAAAACAGAACGACGGACAACGGAGTAAGCCGGCATCGAAGGGGAAATTCGAAAAGCGTCCGTTCAGCGCTCCGCCGACGACGAGCCGACGCGAAGACGGCGGCGGGGCAGGGCGGCGCGATCGTGGGAATCGCGCGGCGGCGTCCGGTGCGCCTGCGAAAAAACCGTTCGGCAAGAAGTTTGCCGCAGGACGCCCTGCCAAGACCCGACCGGAAGGGAATCGCGACAGCGGATATTCGACGGAAGCGACGCCGCGGCCGACGAGCGACGCCGGCTTCCCCGGCAAGAAACGCTCGAAGCCGGCCTTCGACGATCACAAGAAGAAAAAAGGACCACCGCCAAAAGGCTTCGGGACGATCATCGGCGATTAG
- the cobA gene encoding uroporphyrinogen-III C-methyltransferase has protein sequence MNPPASPSPDRNPPASDRASETELYPQPQVSLVGAGPGDPRLITLRGVERLQAADVVLYDYLVNAELLEHCRCDAELICLGKHGRDRILSQAEINARMTAAGLAGKRVVRLKGGDPAVFARFGEERDALEAAGLTYEVVPGITTALAAGSHAGIALTDRHCASAVALVTGHEQDEQQATKLDYGALAQFPGTLVFYMGVTNAAEWTGALIAAGKPASTPVAVVRRCSWPDQTTLITTLGEVAATMRDAKLRPPVLTIVGETVDSRSTHSWFTERPLFGQKILVTRPTEQATAVRNRLRELGAEVLIQPAIEIGEPESWELVDEALRNLKRFDWMVFSSVNGVRAVMGRLRHLGLDARSLAPVRLAAIGPGTADCLNEYQLRADLVPQEFRAEALAAELAAEIVRGRSRFLLIRASRGREILADTLRAAGGEVEQVVAYRSTDVAAPQAEIAAALAAGKIDWVSVTSSAIARSLAVLFGDGLRKTKLASISPITSAVLRELGYEPAAEATTYTLDGVVAAILKAKETS, from the coding sequence ATGAATCCGCCCGCCTCTCCATCCCCCGATCGAAATCCTCCGGCGAGCGATCGGGCGAGTGAAACCGAACTCTATCCGCAGCCGCAGGTCTCGCTCGTCGGGGCCGGCCCGGGCGATCCGCGGCTCATTACCCTGCGAGGGGTCGAGCGTCTCCAGGCGGCCGACGTCGTGCTGTACGACTATCTCGTCAACGCCGAACTGCTCGAACATTGCCGCTGCGATGCCGAATTGATTTGCTTGGGAAAACATGGTCGCGATCGAATTCTTTCCCAGGCCGAGATCAATGCCCGAATGACCGCGGCGGGGCTCGCGGGCAAGCGTGTCGTACGGCTCAAAGGGGGCGATCCGGCCGTGTTTGCGCGCTTCGGCGAAGAGCGGGACGCGCTCGAAGCTGCCGGCCTGACTTATGAAGTGGTTCCCGGCATCACGACCGCGCTCGCCGCCGGCAGCCACGCCGGAATCGCACTGACCGATCGCCACTGTGCTTCGGCCGTGGCCTTAGTCACCGGGCATGAACAGGACGAGCAACAAGCCACGAAGCTCGACTACGGCGCGCTCGCGCAGTTTCCCGGCACGCTTGTTTTCTACATGGGCGTGACCAACGCAGCGGAGTGGACCGGCGCACTCATCGCCGCCGGCAAGCCCGCCTCGACTCCGGTTGCCGTCGTACGACGCTGCTCCTGGCCCGATCAGACGACGCTGATTACGACACTCGGCGAAGTCGCGGCGACGATGCGCGATGCGAAGCTCCGCCCGCCGGTATTGACGATCGTCGGCGAGACGGTCGACAGTCGTTCGACCCACTCTTGGTTTACCGAACGACCGTTGTTCGGGCAGAAGATTCTCGTCACCCGACCGACCGAGCAAGCGACCGCGGTGCGCAATCGACTCCGCGAACTCGGGGCCGAAGTGTTGATTCAACCGGCGATCGAGATCGGTGAGCCCGAGAGTTGGGAGTTGGTCGACGAAGCGCTGCGCAATTTGAAACGTTTCGATTGGATGGTGTTTTCCAGCGTGAATGGCGTGCGAGCCGTGATGGGTCGTCTGCGGCATCTCGGACTCGACGCGCGCAGCCTGGCTCCCGTACGGCTTGCAGCGATCGGTCCCGGCACGGCCGATTGTTTGAATGAGTATCAACTGCGGGCCGATCTCGTACCGCAGGAGTTTCGCGCGGAGGCGCTGGCCGCGGAGTTGGCGGCGGAAATCGTGCGGGGGAGGAGCCGCTTTCTGTTGATTCGCGCGAGCCGCGGCCGAGAGATCTTGGCCGATACGCTGCGCGCGGCCGGGGGCGAGGTCGAGCAAGTCGTGGCGTATCGTAGCACGGACGTCGCCGCGCCTCAGGCGGAGATTGCCGCGGCGCTCGCGGCCGGAAAGATCGATTGGGTCTCGGTCACTAGTTCGGCGATTGCCCGTTCTCTGGCAGTGCTCTTCGGAGATGGTCTGCGTAAGACGAAGCTCGCGAGCATCAGCCCGATCACAAGCGCCGTGCTGCGCGAACTCGGCTATGAGCCGGCAGCCGAAGCGACGACCTACACGCTCGATGGGGTCGTCGCGGCAATCCTAAAAGCCAAGGAGACGAGCTAA
- the rpsT gene encoding 30S ribosomal protein S20, whose amino-acid sequence MPHTQSAKKRLKQSTAAKIRNRAVKAELRTKVKSVRASTAAGNVDAAKTEIVVAQAKLDRAASRGVIHKNKAARVKSRLSKALKTAKQAKK is encoded by the coding sequence ATGCCACATACCCAAAGTGCTAAGAAGCGTTTGAAGCAAAGTACCGCCGCGAAGATTCGTAATCGTGCCGTGAAGGCCGAGTTGCGGACGAAGGTGAAGTCGGTTCGGGCCTCGACGGCCGCCGGAAACGTCGATGCCGCGAAGACCGAAATCGTCGTCGCTCAAGCGAAGCTCGATCGGGCCGCGAGCCGTGGCGTGATCCACAAGAACAAAGCCGCGCGGGTCAAGAGCCGCCTCTCGAAGGCCTTGAAGACCGCCAAGCAAGCCAAGAAGTAG
- a CDS encoding dihydroorotate dehydrogenase electron transfer subunit, whose product MGTHDAYFSDRACHQTVVVVENVRLARDTYRVRFHGSELARRVVPGQFLMLRLHGLNDPLLARPLALYDTVVDDRGEPIGVDVVYLVVGKMTSRLAQLGPGAKLDVWGPLGNGFDPVPTDHLIMVAGGIGQTPFMALAREQTGLRAYGEPRRTAGSASRTTLCYGARSKEYLAGVDDFRALGIDVRISTDDGSAGHRGFVTELLRQALDETAAASQTAHVVCCGPEKMMEAVAKLTGERSVACRLSLETPMACGIGICFSCVTKVKDDDGSWDYRRTCVEGPVFDAQKILF is encoded by the coding sequence TTGGGTACGCACGACGCTTATTTCTCAGATCGAGCCTGTCACCAAACCGTAGTCGTCGTCGAGAACGTCCGCCTCGCGCGCGACACTTACCGAGTTCGGTTTCATGGTTCGGAGTTGGCACGGCGCGTCGTGCCGGGACAATTCCTCATGCTCCGTTTGCACGGGCTCAATGATCCTCTGCTCGCGCGGCCGCTAGCGCTGTACGACACGGTCGTCGACGATCGGGGCGAGCCGATCGGGGTGGATGTCGTCTACTTGGTCGTCGGTAAGATGACGTCGCGCCTCGCACAACTCGGCCCCGGCGCAAAGCTCGACGTCTGGGGGCCCCTCGGCAATGGGTTCGACCCGGTGCCGACCGATCATTTAATTATGGTCGCCGGCGGGATCGGGCAAACGCCTTTCATGGCACTGGCTCGTGAGCAGACCGGCTTACGAGCCTACGGCGAGCCGCGCCGCACGGCAGGATCCGCCTCGCGAACGACGCTCTGCTATGGAGCGCGCAGCAAAGAGTATTTGGCCGGAGTCGACGATTTCCGTGCGCTCGGGATCGATGTTCGCATCAGCACCGACGACGGCTCTGCGGGGCATCGCGGTTTCGTAACGGAGTTGCTTCGTCAAGCGCTCGATGAGACGGCCGCCGCTTCGCAAACGGCGCACGTCGTTTGTTGCGGGCCGGAAAAGATGATGGAAGCGGTCGCGAAACTGACCGGCGAACGCAGCGTCGCCTGTCGCCTCTCGCTGGAAACGCCGATGGCTTGCGGCATCGGCATCTGCTTCAGTTGCGTCACGAAAGTAAAAGACGACGACGGCAGTTGGGACTACCGGCGAACGTGCGTCGAAGGGCCGGTGTTCGATGCGCAGAAGATCTTGTTCTGA
- a CDS encoding aminotransferase class V-fold PLP-dependent enzyme yields the protein MMMTDQTVARPIVKPIPNPWEAFRRQMRVGKRWAYFDHAAVAPLSGPALDALEAWARDAAENGDVHWPLWAKRLENVRRQSAKLLHADVDEVALIRNTTEGVNLVAEGFPWKAGDNIVTLGDEFPTNRIPWQNLAARGVETRLVSPAGPSEEIDADLDRLLAACDSRTRIVSVSWVGYASGRRFDVGKLAEAVHSRGALLFLDAIQGLGVFPLDVHATEVDFLAADGHKWLLGPEGAGLFYVRRDLLNVLRPIGIGWNSIVDGHDFAHVEWQLKPTAARYEGGTMNTGGFIALGASLALLAAYDTPTGSIPASTAGGAINAIGRRVLELTESACRRLREVRAVVLSDRRPSAASGIVSFELPGKNPIGVRRHLLDHGVVVSCRAGKLRISPHAYNNDEDLERLIAALRSAE from the coding sequence ATGATGATGACGGATCAAACCGTGGCCCGACCGATCGTGAAGCCGATCCCGAACCCTTGGGAAGCGTTTCGCCGGCAGATGCGCGTCGGCAAACGTTGGGCCTATTTCGATCATGCGGCCGTCGCCCCGCTTTCAGGGCCGGCGCTCGATGCGCTGGAAGCCTGGGCGCGCGACGCCGCCGAAAACGGCGACGTTCATTGGCCCCTCTGGGCGAAGCGGTTGGAAAACGTACGCCGTCAGTCGGCGAAGTTGCTCCATGCCGACGTCGACGAAGTTGCGCTCATTCGTAATACGACCGAAGGGGTGAACCTCGTTGCCGAAGGTTTTCCATGGAAAGCCGGAGACAACATCGTTACGCTCGGCGACGAGTTTCCTACGAACCGAATTCCGTGGCAAAACCTCGCAGCGCGCGGCGTTGAGACGCGGCTCGTATCGCCCGCCGGCCCGAGCGAGGAGATCGACGCCGATCTCGATCGCCTGCTCGCGGCCTGCGATAGCCGGACGCGGATCGTCTCGGTCAGTTGGGTCGGCTATGCGAGCGGTCGGCGATTCGACGTCGGCAAGCTTGCCGAAGCGGTTCACTCACGCGGCGCATTATTGTTTCTCGACGCGATCCAAGGGCTCGGCGTTTTCCCGCTTGATGTCCATGCCACCGAGGTCGACTTCCTTGCCGCCGACGGGCACAAATGGTTGCTGGGTCCGGAAGGAGCGGGACTGTTTTACGTGCGCCGCGACTTGCTGAATGTATTGCGCCCGATCGGCATCGGTTGGAACAGCATCGTCGACGGGCACGACTTCGCGCACGTGGAATGGCAACTCAAGCCGACCGCGGCGCGCTACGAAGGGGGGACGATGAACACCGGGGGCTTCATCGCGCTGGGGGCGAGCTTAGCCTTGCTCGCAGCGTACGACACGCCGACCGGTTCAATACCCGCTTCGACGGCCGGCGGCGCAATAAACGCGATCGGCCGTCGCGTGCTCGAGCTCACGGAGTCGGCATGCCGTCGGCTGCGCGAGGTGCGTGCCGTCGTGCTGAGCGATCGGCGTCCGTCGGCCGCTTCGGGAATCGTCTCGTTCGAGCTGCCGGGCAAGAATCCGATCGGCGTCCGACGTCATTTGCTCGATCATGGGGTCGTCGTGAGCTGCCGCGCGGGAAAGCTGCGGATCAGCCCGCATGCGTACAACAACGACGAAGATCTCGAGCGCTTGATCGCGGCCCTTCGTTCGGCCGAGTAG
- a CDS encoding tetratricopeptide repeat protein: MSTDEKPGRQPLAPAVRARLQKFFEHGTKTSATGNFDYAADMYIQAVIGDPSNPIYVKAMLSNLSKKYNNNKKGAKLAGLKLAGAKMSLKNSMRQKKWDEALKTGLEALKDNPWDAGILGDIARACEAQEFDEAQIEYLRQSLDADVEDPEANRLLGRAYDRVGQYQDAIYCFNRVIKAIPKDEEALRAMSNLAVKKTIDRGGYEGAESARDVRKNKFGATAAENEEAALSPMEKLIRAIAKEPSEMNNYIELNDLYMKDELFDKAAAIMKKALEASGGGNPMIQERYEDAELRQARKHMMIAEQKAKTERTPEAIDLYNRMRVELNNKETEVYGKRCDRYPTNLGFKYELAVRLQRANKYTDAIKLFQEAKSDSKRKGPVYLALGDCFYALKQYRLAMQHYEHAIGEISERDPDAYKGAIYKAGRIAEHLKEWEAAEKHYNLLASSDFGYKDVAERLDKIGRIRENGNDPDAE; the protein is encoded by the coding sequence ATGTCTACAGACGAGAAACCGGGACGTCAGCCTCTGGCACCCGCCGTGCGTGCGCGCCTTCAAAAGTTCTTCGAACACGGCACCAAAACTTCGGCGACCGGCAACTTCGATTATGCCGCCGACATGTACATTCAGGCCGTGATCGGAGATCCGAGCAATCCGATCTACGTGAAGGCGATGTTGTCGAACTTGAGCAAGAAGTACAACAACAACAAGAAGGGGGCCAAGCTCGCCGGCTTAAAGCTCGCCGGAGCGAAGATGTCGCTGAAGAATTCCATGCGACAGAAGAAGTGGGACGAAGCCCTCAAGACCGGCCTGGAAGCGCTGAAGGACAACCCTTGGGACGCCGGGATTTTAGGCGACATCGCCAGGGCCTGCGAAGCGCAAGAATTCGATGAGGCGCAGATCGAGTATCTGCGGCAGTCGCTCGACGCCGACGTGGAAGATCCGGAAGCGAATCGACTATTGGGGCGCGCCTACGACCGCGTCGGCCAATATCAAGACGCGATTTATTGCTTCAACCGCGTCATTAAAGCGATTCCTAAAGACGAAGAAGCGCTCCGCGCGATGAGCAACCTGGCGGTGAAGAAGACCATCGATCGGGGCGGCTATGAAGGAGCGGAGAGCGCGCGCGACGTACGCAAAAACAAATTCGGCGCCACCGCGGCCGAAAACGAAGAGGCCGCCCTCTCGCCGATGGAAAAGCTGATCCGTGCGATCGCGAAAGAGCCGAGCGAGATGAACAACTACATCGAGCTCAACGACCTTTATATGAAGGATGAGTTGTTCGACAAAGCCGCCGCGATCATGAAGAAAGCCCTCGAGGCTTCCGGCGGCGGCAACCCGATGATTCAAGAGCGGTACGAAGATGCGGAACTTCGACAGGCTCGCAAGCACATGATGATCGCCGAGCAAAAGGCCAAGACCGAACGGACGCCCGAAGCGATCGATCTTTACAACCGAATGCGCGTCGAATTGAACAACAAGGAAACGGAAGTCTACGGGAAGCGGTGCGACCGGTATCCGACCAACCTCGGCTTCAAATACGAGCTAGCGGTTCGTTTGCAGCGGGCCAACAAGTACACCGACGCAATCAAGCTCTTTCAAGAAGCTAAGAGCGATTCTAAGCGTAAGGGCCCGGTCTATTTAGCCCTCGGCGATTGCTTTTATGCCTTGAAGCAATACCGCCTCGCGATGCAGCACTACGAACACGCGATCGGTGAAATTTCCGAGCGCGATCCGGACGCCTACAAGGGAGCCATCTACAAAGCAGGCCGAATTGCCGAACATCTCAAGGAATGGGAAGCCGCGGAGAAGCATTACAACCTCCTGGCAAGCTCGGATTTCGGCTATAAGGACGTCGCGGAACGACTGGACAAGATCGGACGAATTCGTGAGAATGGCAACGATCCGGATGCGGAATGA
- a CDS encoding glutamate dehydrogenase has translation MNAYDSMKLYFDRAADRLELEPSIRKLLLTSKREIQVQVPITRDSGEIETFIGYRVQHDNARGPMKGGFRYHPEVDLDEVRALAALMTWKTAVVNLPYGGAKGGLAIDPKTFSSRELEAITRKFIDGIHDIFGPDIDIPAPDMGTNDKVMSWIMNQYGKYHGFSPACVTGKPVEMHGLPGREEATGRGVGIITLKLLGRMNRKPQNTRVAIQGFGNVGTFAAKFLHETECKILAISDVSGAYYRKEGLDIPAALRYVIEHKGSLHGFTGGEVISNEDLLELDTDILIPAALGNVITKHNAAKIQAPIIIEAANAPTNVDADDILTARDILVVPDILANSGGVTASYFEWVQNRQHYSWTLNRCRQELDRILSEAFEQVWNISREQKCSLRTAAYILGIGRVRRAAVLAGSA, from the coding sequence ATGAACGCCTACGATTCAATGAAGCTGTATTTCGACCGGGCGGCCGATCGTTTGGAGCTTGAACCGTCGATCCGCAAACTTCTGCTGACCTCGAAGCGCGAAATCCAGGTGCAAGTGCCGATCACGCGCGACTCCGGCGAGATCGAAACCTTCATCGGCTATCGGGTGCAGCACGACAACGCGCGCGGCCCGATGAAGGGTGGCTTCCGCTACCATCCGGAAGTCGATCTCGACGAGGTTCGCGCACTGGCCGCGCTGATGACTTGGAAGACCGCTGTGGTGAACTTGCCCTACGGCGGCGCGAAGGGAGGGCTCGCGATCGACCCGAAGACCTTCAGCAGTCGCGAGCTTGAAGCGATCACGCGCAAATTCATCGACGGCATTCACGACATCTTCGGACCCGACATCGACATCCCCGCTCCGGACATGGGGACGAACGATAAAGTGATGTCGTGGATCATGAATCAATACGGCAAGTACCACGGCTTCTCCCCCGCCTGCGTGACCGGAAAGCCGGTCGAGATGCACGGCTTGCCGGGGCGCGAAGAGGCGACCGGGCGCGGAGTAGGGATCATCACGCTGAAACTACTCGGACGGATGAACCGCAAGCCGCAGAACACGCGCGTCGCGATTCAAGGCTTCGGCAACGTCGGCACGTTTGCCGCGAAGTTTCTACACGAAACCGAATGCAAGATCTTGGCGATCAGCGACGTGAGCGGCGCCTACTATCGCAAAGAAGGGCTCGATATTCCCGCGGCGCTTCGCTACGTCATCGAGCACAAAGGCTCGCTACACGGCTTTACCGGCGGCGAAGTCATTTCCAACGAAGACTTGCTCGAGCTCGATACCGACATTCTCATTCCGGCCGCACTCGGCAACGTGATCACCAAGCACAACGCCGCCAAGATTCAAGCGCCGATCATCATCGAAGCGGCCAACGCCCCGACGAACGTCGATGCCGACGATATCCTGACGGCCCGCGATATTCTCGTCGTGCCCGACATCTTGGCGAACTCCGGCGGCGTGACCGCGAGCTACTTCGAATGGGTGCAAAACCGGCAACACTATTCTTGGACGCTCAATCGCTGCCGGCAGGAGCTAGATCGGATTCTTTCCGAAGCGTTCGAGCAAGTTTGGAACATCTCGCGCGAGCAAAAATGCAGTCTCCGCACCGCGGCCTACATCCTCGGCATCGGCAGAGTTCGCCGAGCGGCGGTCCTGGCGGGAAGCGCTTGA
- a CDS encoding membrane or secreted protein: MARVEKFVLLVALVLSVAGCRGNPQFGTPKLLEPAGSETYQQTRAQRFDPYPDTNIGPNVEGGRPEGYTQPPPEPARGRANQWNAAPAFGS; encoded by the coding sequence ATGGCTCGCGTCGAAAAATTTGTTTTGCTCGTCGCGCTCGTCCTGTCCGTAGCGGGCTGCCGAGGCAATCCGCAATTCGGCACGCCGAAATTGCTCGAACCGGCCGGCTCCGAAACGTATCAGCAAACGCGAGCCCAACGATTCGACCCCTATCCCGACACGAATATCGGCCCGAATGTCGAAGGGGGGCGACCCGAAGGCTACACCCAACCTCCTCCGGAACCTGCGCGCGGGCGGGCGAATCAATGGAATGCCGCCCCTGCTTTCGGCAGCTAA